The proteins below are encoded in one region of Thermodesulfobacteriota bacterium:
- the fabD gene encoding ACP S-malonyltransferase: MVKSAFIFPGQGSQYLGMGKELYDNFTVVRETFEEANDSLGMDIKKICFEDPNGEIGLTVNTQPAVLTASIAALRVLNQETDVQPCLVAGHSLGEYSSLVAAKSLNFYDAVRIVQQRGRFMQEAVPVGTGTMAAIIGMQEEAVEKICAEITEEGSLVSPANYNSQDQIVVSGEITAVQNAIDLAKERGAKRVVVLNVSAPFHCSLMKPAMERLAAELEKLSFNDIQTPVISNVEADINTSKERVKELLTKQVCNPVKWVQSMKRMIKEDVNMVIEVGPGKVLSGLMRKISDKVRIRNVEDIKSLKRVQEG; this comes from the coding sequence ATGGTTAAATCAGCATTTATATTTCCCGGGCAGGGTTCTCAGTATCTTGGTATGGGAAAGGAACTCTATGATAATTTCACAGTAGTAAGGGAGACTTTTGAAGAGGCGAATGATTCTTTAGGCATGGACATAAAAAAAATCTGTTTCGAAGACCCTAATGGTGAAATAGGGTTGACAGTTAATACTCAGCCTGCTGTATTGACAGCCAGTATTGCTGCACTCCGGGTCTTGAACCAGGAAACGGATGTACAGCCATGCCTTGTTGCCGGGCATAGCTTAGGGGAATACAGTTCTCTGGTTGCAGCTAAATCGTTGAATTTTTATGATGCTGTAAGGATAGTCCAACAAAGGGGAAGGTTTATGCAAGAGGCAGTACCGGTAGGTACTGGAACTATGGCAGCTATCATAGGGATGCAGGAAGAAGCTGTGGAAAAGATTTGTGCTGAGATAACAGAAGAAGGGAGTCTGGTCTCTCCGGCCAACTACAACAGCCAGGATCAAATTGTTGTCTCTGGGGAGATTACGGCGGTTCAAAATGCCATTGATTTAGCTAAAGAAAGAGGTGCCAAGAGAGTTGTTGTTTTAAATGTCAGTGCCCCTTTTCACTGTAGTCTTATGAAACCGGCTATGGAAAGGCTCGCAGCTGAACTGGAGAAGCTTTCTTTTAATGACATTCAAACCCCTGTGATTTCAAATGTTGAGGCAGACATAAATACTTCTAAAGAAAGGGTTAAAGAGCTCTTAACAAAGCAGGTATGTAATCCGGTGAAGTGGGTTCAGTCCATGAAAAGAATGATTAAAGAAGACGTAAATATGGTTATTGAAGTTGGCCCTGGTAAGGTTCTGTCAGGATTAATGAGGAAGATTAGTGACAAGGTAAGGATACGGAATGTAGAAGATATTAAAAGTTTAAAGAGGGTTCAGGAAGGCTAA
- a CDS encoding acyl-CoA dehydrogenase family protein, whose amino-acid sequence MDYFLTENQIMIKELARQIADQRIMPVRAQLDEKEEFPWEIIKVLADSDLMGLCYPEKYGGLGGGTFENCLAVEEISRACIGVSVCYAGSGLGAYPILLFGSEDQKKKYIPDVANGRKLAAFGLTEANAGSDASGIQTTAVLDGDEYIINGTKQWITGGGEAEIYTVIVMTDKNRGSRGASALIVEKGIPGFTFGKKEKKMGIRASATTELIFSNCRVPKDNLIGREGMGFIVAMRVLDRTRPGIGAQAIGLCQGALDAAVTYARERRQFGKPIISFQAVQHILADMATQTEAARALVYSACRFIDSGAKDISKVSAMAKVFSSDVAMKVTVDAVQVLGGYGYMRDYPVEKMMRDAKILQIYEGTNQIQRNVIGQELIKEYAGKKEKK is encoded by the coding sequence ATGGATTATTTTTTGACAGAAAACCAGATTATGATAAAAGAACTGGCCAGGCAGATTGCAGACCAGAGGATTATGCCTGTTAGGGCTCAGCTCGATGAGAAGGAGGAGTTTCCGTGGGAGATTATTAAGGTTCTGGCAGACTCTGATCTAATGGGGCTGTGTTACCCTGAGAAATATGGAGGGCTTGGGGGGGGGACATTTGAGAACTGTTTGGCTGTAGAAGAAATAAGCAGGGCATGTATTGGTGTCTCTGTATGCTATGCCGGCAGTGGGCTTGGGGCATATCCAATCCTTCTATTTGGTTCGGAAGACCAGAAAAAGAAATACATACCAGATGTAGCTAATGGAAGGAAATTGGCGGCTTTTGGCTTAACTGAGGCTAATGCCGGAAGCGACGCTTCTGGAATTCAAACCACGGCTGTATTGGATGGAGATGAGTATATTATAAATGGTACAAAGCAATGGATCACTGGTGGAGGCGAAGCCGAAATATATACAGTAATAGTTATGACCGATAAGAACAGGGGAAGTCGGGGGGCAAGTGCTCTTATCGTAGAAAAAGGGATTCCTGGGTTTACTTTTGGAAAGAAGGAAAAGAAGATGGGCATCAGGGCATCTGCCACAACAGAATTGATCTTCTCAAACTGTCGGGTGCCTAAAGATAATTTAATTGGAAGAGAAGGGATGGGCTTTATTGTAGCTATGAGGGTTCTGGACAGGACAAGGCCAGGGATCGGAGCTCAAGCCATCGGACTCTGTCAGGGAGCCCTGGATGCAGCAGTTACATATGCCCGGGAAAGGAGACAGTTTGGGAAACCGATTATCTCTTTTCAGGCTGTTCAGCATATTTTGGCTGATATGGCTACCCAGACAGAGGCTGCCAGGGCACTGGTTTATTCTGCCTGTAGATTTATTGACAGCGGTGCAAAAGATATATCTAAGGTATCTGCCATGGCTAAGGTCTTTTCCAGCGATGTTGCTATGAAGGTTACCGTAGATGCTGTTCAGGTTTTAGGTGGATATGGTTATATGAGGGATTATCCGGTGGAAAAGATGATGCGGGATGCAAAGATCCTTCAGATATATGAAGGAACCAACCAGATTCAGCGTAATGTGATAGGTCAGGAACTGATCAAGGAATATGCAGGGAAGAAAGAAAAAAAATAA
- a CDS encoding electron transfer flavoprotein subunit alpha, which yields MDIKVDIELCTGCGICEEACPFGAIRIEDDVASIDERCNLCGACVDVCNFEAISIQRLRKTGRESNDYKGVWVFAEQRNGKIASVVLELLGEGRKLADKLGVDLCAVFFGDSVEMQTNELIYYGADKVYVVDAPILRDFNDEIYSKVLVDLINEYKPEIVLSGATAVGRSFIPEVSARLETGLTADCTALDIDTERRILLQTRPAFGGNIMATIICPDERPQMATVRHKVMKKSLYDTNRKGEVIKKGIDGYGLNLRTKVLEVVEEIGETINIAEADVIVSGGRGLQEPKNFKLIEELAKILGGAVGASRGAVDAGWIPYSHQVGQTGKTVCPKLYIACGISGAVQHLVGMQSSDVIVAINIDKDAPIFDVATFGVVGDVFEVVPALIKRFNELRG from the coding sequence ATGGATATCAAAGTCGATATTGAGTTATGTACAGGATGTGGAATCTGTGAAGAGGCATGTCCTTTTGGGGCTATCAGGATTGAGGATGATGTGGCATCTATAGATGAGAGGTGTAATCTATGTGGTGCCTGCGTTGATGTTTGCAATTTCGAAGCTATTTCGATACAAAGGTTAAGAAAAACAGGTAGGGAGAGTAACGACTATAAAGGGGTGTGGGTATTTGCCGAACAAAGAAATGGCAAGATAGCCAGTGTTGTTTTGGAACTTCTGGGAGAAGGGAGGAAGCTGGCTGATAAACTGGGAGTCGATCTTTGTGCTGTCTTCTTTGGTGACAGTGTTGAAATGCAGACCAATGAATTGATATACTATGGTGCCGATAAGGTATATGTTGTAGATGCCCCAATCCTCCGGGACTTTAATGATGAGATTTACAGTAAGGTTTTGGTTGATTTGATTAATGAATACAAACCGGAGATAGTGCTCTCCGGGGCTACTGCTGTTGGGAGGTCTTTCATCCCCGAGGTTTCTGCCAGGTTGGAAACCGGTCTGACGGCAGATTGTACTGCTCTGGATATAGATACTGAAAGGAGAATCCTGCTCCAGACCCGTCCTGCCTTTGGAGGGAATATTATGGCCACCATTATTTGTCCTGATGAACGCCCTCAAATGGCTACTGTTCGCCACAAGGTTATGAAGAAGTCGCTGTATGATACGAATCGAAAAGGAGAAGTGATTAAAAAGGGTATCGATGGTTATGGTCTGAATCTCCGCACAAAGGTTCTTGAAGTGGTGGAAGAGATTGGAGAGACGATAAATATAGCTGAGGCTGATGTAATTGTCTCCGGGGGGAGAGGGCTTCAGGAGCCGAAGAACTTTAAGCTTATTGAAGAATTGGCAAAAATTCTGGGCGGTGCTGTAGGTGCCTCCAGGGGTGCTGTTGATGCTGGCTGGATACCTTACTCACACCAGGTTGGGCAAACCGGAAAGACGGTTTGCCCCAAGCTGTATATTGCATGTGGAATATCAGGAGCGGTTCAGCATTTAGTCGGCATGCAGTCATCCGATGTTATTGTGGCTATTAATATAGATAAAGATGCCCCCATTTTTGATGTGGCTACTTTTGGTGTTGTTGGAGACGTCTTTGAGGTTGTTCCTGCACTCATTAAAAGATTTAACGAGCTGAGAGGATAG
- a CDS encoding electron transfer flavoprotein subunit beta/FixA family protein, producing MNIVVCIKQVPETTSVKINKDTNTLIREGVKSIINPFDMYAIEEGLRIKEKFGGRVSAVSMGPPQAEEALREAVSYGVDDAFLLSDRAFAGADTLATSRTLAKGIKKIGNFDLIICGKQAIDGDTAQVGPGIAEKLAIPFVAFVRKIREINNRSIKVERMMDDGYDVLEITLPALITVVKEINEPRMPSLRGKMKAKSIDIPTLRLADIEIGEDKVGLKGSATQVIKVFTPKRGGRREVLGGSVQTQVDLLINRLNDLKVI from the coding sequence GTGAATATAGTTGTATGCATAAAGCAGGTTCCAGAAACAACAAGCGTCAAGATCAATAAAGATACTAACACGCTTATAAGGGAAGGGGTGAAGAGCATTATTAACCCCTTTGACATGTATGCTATTGAAGAGGGGTTAAGGATAAAAGAAAAGTTTGGCGGAAGAGTTAGCGCTGTTAGTATGGGACCTCCCCAGGCAGAGGAGGCTTTGAGAGAGGCAGTTTCTTATGGAGTTGACGATGCTTTTTTGCTGAGCGATCGGGCATTTGCCGGAGCTGATACCCTGGCTACCTCTCGTACATTAGCCAAGGGCATAAAGAAGATTGGGAATTTTGATCTTATTATTTGTGGTAAACAGGCTATCGATGGAGATACTGCTCAGGTAGGGCCTGGTATTGCTGAGAAGCTGGCCATACCTTTTGTTGCTTTTGTCAGGAAGATAAGAGAGATTAATAATCGCTCTATTAAAGTGGAGAGGATGATGGACGATGGATATGATGTCCTGGAAATAACTCTCCCCGCCCTGATAACGGTGGTAAAAGAGATTAATGAGCCGAGGATGCCTTCGTTAAGAGGGAAGATGAAGGCAAAGAGCATTGACATCCCTACATTGAGGCTGGCGGATATAGAGATTGGTGAGGACAAAGTTGGGCTTAAAGGGTCTGCTACTCAGGTAATAAAGGTATTTACTCCAAAACGGGGTGGCAGGAGAGAGGTACTGGGAGGTTCAGTACAAACTCAGGTAGACTTGTTGATTAACAGGCTGAATGATTTAAAGGTAATATAG
- the plsX gene encoding phosphate acyltransferase PlsX yields the protein MKIAVDAMGGDYAPEVPVEGAILAAREFNTNVVLVGNKEVIQRELLKHNTKGLPLAVKHASQVIGMGESPSEGLRKKKDSSIRVAFELIKSGEAQGLVSAGNSGAVLATAIYVLKKLEGVDRPAIAALLPTLKGVSVLLDGGANVVCKSSHLVQFGIMGNVYARYVLSKQDPKVGLLSNGEEDSKGNDVTRDAHVVLKNSFINYIGYVEGMNVYDGSVDVVVCDGFVGNITLKISEGLVYALGNAFKTEMNNGFRSKLAYFLAKKSLNNIKKRFDYSEYGGAPLLGIDGIGIISHGNSSAKAIKNAIQMATRFVSSRVNPHIIEDIKRNQELHKSAKMPPVKIWEQIRDKIIHVEEKWKDKLR from the coding sequence ATGAAGATAGCAGTAGATGCTATGGGGGGTGATTATGCGCCCGAAGTACCTGTAGAGGGAGCAATCCTCGCAGCAAGGGAGTTTAACACCAATGTTGTTTTAGTGGGCAATAAAGAGGTAATTCAAAGAGAACTCCTGAAGCATAACACTAAAGGCTTGCCCCTGGCAGTCAAACACGCATCCCAGGTTATAGGGATGGGAGAGTCTCCTTCTGAAGGGCTTAGAAAGAAAAAAGACTCCTCCATAAGGGTTGCCTTTGAGTTAATAAAAAGTGGAGAAGCCCAGGGATTAGTCAGCGCAGGAAACTCTGGTGCTGTTCTGGCAACAGCTATCTATGTTCTGAAAAAACTTGAGGGAGTTGATCGGCCAGCAATTGCAGCCCTTTTGCCCACACTGAAGGGCGTTTCTGTCTTATTAGATGGTGGTGCCAATGTGGTTTGTAAATCCTCCCATTTAGTGCAGTTCGGCATTATGGGAAATGTTTATGCCAGGTATGTCTTGAGCAAGCAAGACCCAAAGGTTGGATTGCTAAGCAATGGGGAAGAAGATAGTAAGGGGAACGACGTGACCCGGGATGCCCATGTTGTTTTAAAAAATAGTTTTATTAACTATATAGGTTATGTAGAAGGCATGAATGTTTATGATGGAAGTGTTGATGTGGTAGTATGTGACGGATTTGTGGGGAATATAACCTTAAAGATAAGTGAAGGATTAGTTTACGCATTAGGCAATGCATTTAAAACGGAGATGAACAATGGTTTCCGTTCAAAGTTGGCTTACTTTTTAGCTAAGAAGTCATTAAATAATATAAAAAAGAGATTCGATTATTCAGAGTACGGAGGAGCCCCTCTTTTGGGTATAGATGGTATAGGTATAATTAGCCACGGCAATTCATCTGCCAAGGCAATAAAAAATGCGATCCAGATGGCTACCCGCTTTGTTTCTAGTAGGGTTAATCCTCATATAATAGAGGACATTAAGAGAAACCAGGAATTACACAAATCGGCCAAGATGCCCCCTGTCAAGATTTGGGAACAGATTAGGGATAAGATAATTCATGTTGAAGAAAAATGGAAGGATAAATTAAGATAA
- the rpmF gene encoding 50S ribosomal protein L32, with translation MALPKRRHSKSRRDKRRTHQKLSLPQVVLCPQCNEPKLPHRVCLSCGTYKGKTVLEVKEI, from the coding sequence ATGGCTTTACCAAAAAGAAGACACTCCAAATCACGAAGGGATAAGCGCAGGACGCATCAAAAATTATCCTTACCTCAAGTGGTACTCTGCCCTCAGTGCAACGAACCCAAGCTTCCTCACCGCGTTTGTCTTAGTTGTGGTACCTATAAAGGCAAGACCGTATTGGAAGTGAAAGAAATCTAA
- the fabG gene encoding 3-oxoacyl-[acyl-carrier-protein] reductase, whose amino-acid sequence MDLKGKVALITGSAQGIGRAIGILLARKGADIVVSDLNSEEAQKVAKEIEKIGRRCLVTITNVADFKEAEQMINKTIEELGRIDILVNNAGIVRDSLLLRMKEESWDQVLNVNLKGTFNCTRAAVRFMVKQRSGKIVNIASISGEMGNIGQANYSASKAGVIGFTKTAAREFASRGINVNAVAPGFIDTLMTQSLPDDIRENLKKQIPVERLGTPEDIAEAVYFLVSDASSYITGQVINVNGGLYM is encoded by the coding sequence ATGGACTTAAAAGGCAAGGTAGCATTAATAACCGGGTCTGCTCAGGGTATTGGGAGGGCAATTGGTATCCTGTTGGCAAGGAAGGGAGCGGACATTGTAGTCTCTGACCTTAATTCTGAAGAGGCACAGAAAGTCGCAAAAGAGATTGAAAAGATAGGAAGGAGATGCCTTGTTACAATAACCAATGTGGCTGATTTTAAAGAGGCCGAGCAGATGATAAATAAGACAATCGAGGAGCTAGGCCGTATTGATATCCTGGTGAATAATGCCGGGATAGTTAGAGACAGTCTTCTTTTGAGAATGAAAGAAGAGAGTTGGGACCAGGTTTTGAATGTGAACCTGAAGGGTACCTTTAACTGCACAAGGGCAGCAGTCAGGTTTATGGTAAAACAGAGAAGTGGAAAGATTGTAAATATTGCATCCATTTCAGGGGAAATGGGAAATATTGGTCAGGCAAACTATTCCGCTTCCAAGGCAGGGGTAATTGGTTTTACAAAAACTGCAGCAAGAGAGTTTGCCTCAAGAGGTATAAACGTTAATGCTGTTGCCCCTGGTTTTATTGATACACTTATGACCCAGTCTTTACCAGATGATATTAGAGAAAACCTGAAAAAACAGATTCCTGTTGAGAGGTTAGGGACGCCTGAAGATATAGCTGAAGCTGTTTACTTTCTTGTCTCCGATGCATCAAGTTATATTACTGGTCAAGTAATCAATGTTAATGGGGGTTTGTATATGTAG
- a CDS encoding DUF177 domain-containing protein, translated as MILNIEDIPISGLDIKQTLDQDWLKDTLRDIRETGECRFSAPISFDLKVTRSGRNVFVHGNISTNFVMKCSRCLKDFDCPIIISNFKYTFCPAEDKEVGDDLELSSEDLEFSFYIGEEINISQVILEQVILAIPFKPLCHDLCRGLCYKCGMDLNKEVCKCSKENKFNIGFSKLRDLKVESIK; from the coding sequence TTGATATTAAATATTGAAGACATACCCATCAGTGGTTTAGATATAAAACAGACCCTGGATCAGGATTGGCTGAAAGATACCCTACGAGACATTAGAGAGACGGGAGAGTGTAGGTTTTCTGCACCAATTTCATTTGATCTAAAGGTTACCAGATCAGGCAGAAATGTATTTGTACATGGCAATATTAGTACAAACTTTGTGATGAAATGTAGCAGATGCCTGAAAGACTTTGATTGTCCTATAATAATCAGTAATTTCAAATACACCTTTTGCCCGGCAGAAGACAAAGAAGTTGGTGACGATTTAGAACTTAGCAGTGAAGACCTGGAATTTAGTTTTTACATTGGGGAGGAGATCAACATCTCTCAGGTGATTCTTGAACAGGTAATACTTGCGATTCCTTTCAAACCCCTGTGTCATGACTTATGCCGTGGCCTCTGCTATAAATGTGGAATGGATTTGAACAAAGAGGTATGCAAATGTTCGAAGGAGAATAAATTCAATATTGGATTTTCGAAACTCCGAGATTTGAAGGTTGAAAGCATAAAGTAA
- the acpP gene encoding acyl carrier protein, with protein sequence MGKESVEAKIKAIIAEQLGIDEDEVVNEASFIDDLGADSLDLVELIMALEEEFGQEISDEEAENIQTVQEAIDYISEHL encoded by the coding sequence ATGGGAAAAGAATCTGTTGAGGCAAAAATTAAGGCTATCATAGCCGAACAACTTGGAATAGATGAAGATGAGGTTGTTAACGAGGCGTCTTTTATTGACGATTTGGGTGCGGATTCATTGGATTTGGTTGAATTAATAATGGCTCTTGAGGAGGAATTTGGTCAAGAGATATCCGATGAAGAAGCAGAAAACATTCAAACTGTTCAAGAAGCTATTGATTATATTTCTGAACATCTATAA
- a CDS encoding pyruvate/oxaloacetate carboxyltransferase translates to MPPKGKKERRNPVKIADTTFRDGHQSSLATRMRTEDMLPIAEEMDKAGFFSMEVWGGATFDVCTRFLNEDPWERVRILKRHMPNTPLQMLLRGQNLVGYRNYADDVVTAFVHKAAEVGIDIFRVFDALNDERNFETSFAAIKECKKHIQATICYSLTERRLGGPVFNIEYFVNKAKTLQDMGADTLCIKDMAGLISPYDAYELIKALKENIDIPIQLHTHYTSGMASMAYLKAIEAGVDIVDCSLAPFALRSSQPAVEPIVVALQGTPRDTGLDLTHLFKMGQHIESIAPKYRGFLDLTKMSVIDTGVLLHQIPGGMTTNLVSQLKQAEALDRIDEVYEELPRTRKDMGYPPLVTPTSQIVGIQAVQNVLFGRYKMITREVKDYAYGLYGKTPVPMDKKVQKLILVGYERGEKPITCRAADIIEPELEKAKEATKGIAKDTGDVLIYALYPTTGMRFLRWKYGLEEPPPEVKPKTLEEVKREEELIAKARAGKLIEKPEKSVPEKGPGLRTYNVFVEDEYYEVQVEEVGGSPIVTAYSPSPSKQVPSQPAATPKPEKKEETPKTPMAVAEGETAIVAPMPGMVIDYKVNVGDKVKSGDLVVLFEAMKMENALTSPVNGTVKSINFKKGDSVNKNQILAVIG, encoded by the coding sequence ATGCCACCAAAAGGAAAAAAGGAGAGAAGGAATCCAGTTAAAATTGCAGATACTACTTTTAGAGATGGTCATCAATCCAGTTTAGCCACCCGAATGAGAACAGAAGACATGCTTCCAATAGCAGAAGAGATGGATAAGGCAGGCTTTTTTTCCATGGAGGTCTGGGGGGGAGCAACTTTTGATGTATGTACCCGATTTCTGAACGAAGATCCATGGGAAAGAGTACGAATATTGAAAAGGCATATGCCTAACACCCCATTGCAAATGCTCTTAAGGGGGCAGAACCTGGTAGGATACCGTAATTACGCAGATGACGTGGTTACTGCCTTCGTCCACAAGGCTGCTGAAGTTGGAATCGACATCTTCAGGGTATTTGATGCATTAAACGATGAACGTAATTTTGAAACATCCTTCGCAGCCATTAAGGAGTGTAAGAAACATATTCAGGCTACTATCTGCTACTCTCTGACGGAAAGAAGACTGGGAGGACCTGTCTTCAATATCGAGTATTTTGTTAATAAAGCAAAGACCCTGCAGGATATGGGGGCTGATACCCTTTGTATAAAAGATATGGCAGGATTAATATCCCCATATGATGCCTATGAATTGATAAAGGCACTTAAGGAGAATATCGACATCCCCATCCAGCTTCATACACATTATACAAGCGGTATGGCATCTATGGCATATCTAAAAGCCATTGAGGCGGGGGTGGATATTGTAGATTGCTCTTTGGCGCCATTTGCCCTAAGGTCTTCTCAACCTGCGGTTGAACCTATAGTGGTGGCCCTCCAGGGTACTCCCAGAGATACCGGCCTGGATCTGACCCATCTCTTCAAAATGGGGCAGCACATTGAATCCATCGCCCCCAAATACAGAGGCTTCCTTGACCTTACCAAGATGTCAGTGATAGACACGGGGGTACTATTACATCAGATACCAGGTGGCATGACCACCAATCTGGTCTCCCAGCTAAAACAGGCAGAAGCCCTTGATAGAATAGACGAGGTTTATGAGGAATTACCGAGAACGAGAAAAGACATGGGATACCCTCCTCTGGTTACCCCTACCAGTCAGATAGTTGGTATCCAGGCTGTTCAGAATGTACTCTTTGGCCGCTACAAGATGATTACCAGAGAGGTAAAGGATTATGCCTACGGTCTCTATGGTAAAACCCCTGTGCCTATGGATAAAAAGGTACAGAAGCTGATCCTGGTGGGTTATGAAAGGGGAGAAAAACCCATAACCTGCAGGGCAGCAGATATAATTGAACCAGAGCTTGAAAAGGCTAAAGAGGCAACTAAAGGTATTGCGAAAGACACAGGAGATGTTTTGATTTACGCCCTTTACCCAACTACCGGCATGAGGTTCTTAAGGTGGAAGTACGGGCTGGAAGAACCGCCTCCAGAGGTAAAACCCAAAACACTGGAAGAGGTTAAGAGGGAAGAGGAACTTATTGCAAAGGCAAGGGCAGGTAAACTCATTGAAAAGCCAGAAAAGTCCGTTCCTGAAAAAGGACCTGGACTGCGTACATACAACGTCTTTGTAGAGGATGAATATTATGAGGTACAGGTGGAAGAAGTTGGTGGCTCTCCTATTGTTACTGCTTATTCACCATCTCCCTCGAAACAGGTTCCTTCGCAGCCAGCTGCAACACCAAAACCAGAAAAGAAAGAAGAGACTCCAAAGACACCCATGGCTGTTGCTGAAGGCGAAACCGCCATTGTTGCCCCTATGCCAGGAATGGTAATAGATTATAAAGTTAATGTAGGGGATAAGGTAAAGAGCGGAGATTTAGTGGTTCTCTTTGAGGCAATGAAGATGGAGAATGCCCTGACATCACCGGTGAACGGAACTGTCAAGTCCATAAACTTCAAAAAGGGAGATTCTGTAAATAAGAATCAAATCCTGGCGGTGATTGGATAA
- a CDS encoding carboxyl transferase domain-containing protein → MGYVEDKINELKDKIAKEREMGGGEKVEKQHKSGKLTARERLELLFDSGSFQETDMFVRHRCKDFDMGDTFVPGEGVITGFGTVNGRGVFAFSQDFTSMGGTLGEYHGKKIAKVMDMALKAGSPIVGFNDSGGARIQEGVDALSSYGEIFYRNSCASGVIPQISAIMGPTAGGAVYSPAMTDWIFMTKKSSYMFITGPDVIKTVTGEEVTPEALGGAMTHSSKSGVAHFACESDAEAIEMIKELLTYLPSNNMEDPPFIEPRDDPGRISPELDTIIPDNPRQVYDIKKVIGAIVDDGKYFEPHEHYAKNIITCFARLNGRVVGIIADQPNFLAGCLDVNASDKATRFIRFCDAFNIPLLTIMDVPGYLPGTAQEWTGIIRHGAKLLWCYSEATVPKITLITRKAYGGSYVAMCSRHLGGDYVLAWPTAEIAVMGAEGAANIIHRKEIKEAADPKAKLEEKIQEYRNLFANPYIAAARGYIDAVIIPSESRIKIISALEALSTKRETRPPKKHGNIPV, encoded by the coding sequence ATGGGTTATGTGGAAGATAAGATTAATGAATTAAAGGATAAGATAGCCAAAGAAAGGGAAATGGGAGGAGGGGAAAAGGTTGAAAAACAGCATAAGTCTGGCAAACTAACGGCCAGAGAAAGATTGGAACTACTCTTTGATTCTGGCAGCTTCCAGGAAACAGACATGTTTGTTCGTCATCGGTGCAAGGATTTCGACATGGGAGATACCTTTGTACCAGGTGAAGGCGTAATTACTGGTTTTGGAACGGTAAACGGAAGAGGGGTCTTCGCATTTTCCCAGGACTTTACCTCTATGGGTGGAACCCTGGGCGAATACCACGGAAAAAAGATAGCCAAGGTTATGGATATGGCACTCAAAGCTGGATCCCCTATAGTTGGGTTCAATGACTCAGGTGGAGCCCGAATCCAGGAAGGGGTTGATGCCCTTAGCAGCTATGGAGAGATCTTTTATCGTAATTCATGTGCCTCAGGGGTTATCCCTCAGATATCTGCCATCATGGGGCCTACTGCTGGAGGAGCCGTCTATTCCCCTGCCATGACCGACTGGATATTTATGACCAAAAAGAGCAGTTATATGTTTATTACCGGACCGGATGTCATTAAAACGGTTACAGGCGAAGAAGTCACACCCGAAGCATTAGGTGGGGCAATGACTCATAGTTCTAAAAGTGGTGTTGCCCATTTTGCCTGTGAGAGTGATGCTGAAGCTATAGAAATGATAAAAGAACTCCTGACCTATCTTCCCTCAAATAACATGGAAGACCCCCCATTTATAGAACCCCGGGATGATCCCGGGCGTATTTCACCAGAGCTGGACACAATAATACCTGACAATCCAAGGCAGGTATATGACATAAAAAAAGTAATCGGCGCTATTGTGGATGACGGTAAGTACTTTGAACCTCATGAACATTATGCAAAGAATATCATTACATGCTTCGCACGTCTAAACGGGAGGGTAGTTGGTATTATAGCTGATCAGCCTAATTTTTTGGCGGGGTGTCTGGATGTAAATGCTTCGGACAAAGCCACCCGTTTTATTCGCTTCTGTGATGCATTCAATATACCTCTCTTAACAATAATGGACGTGCCCGGTTATTTGCCTGGTACTGCCCAGGAATGGACTGGGATAATCCGGCATGGGGCAAAACTTCTCTGGTGCTATTCGGAGGCGACTGTACCCAAAATCACTCTTATAACACGAAAGGCTTATGGGGGTTCATACGTAGCCATGTGCAGCAGACATCTGGGAGGAGATTACGTATTAGCCTGGCCTACTGCAGAGATAGCTGTAATGGGTGCTGAAGGAGCAGCGAATATTATCCACAGGAAGGAGATAAAAGAGGCAGCGGATCCAAAAGCAAAGTTAGAGGAGAAGATTCAAGAATACCGTAATCTTTTTGCCAATCCCTATATCGCCGCTGCAAGGGGTTACATTGATGCAGTGATTATCCCCAGCGAATCGCGCATAAAGATAATCAGTGCACTGGAGGCATTGTCTACCAAGAGAGAGACCCGTCCTCCAAAGAAGCATGGCAATATTCCTGTATAA